In one Pseudomonas sp. Bout1 genomic region, the following are encoded:
- a CDS encoding dihydroorotase has protein sequence MKFSILGARVIDPASGLDQVTDLHLEAGKIIAMGAAPSGFSASETIDAKGLIAAPGLVDLNVALREPGYSRKGSIASETRAAAAGGVTSLCCPPHTKPVLDTSAVTELILDRAREAGNCKVFPVGALSKGLEGEQLAELIALRDAGCVAFGNGLESFRSTRTLCRALEYAATFDLTVIFHSQDRDLAEGGLAHEGATASFLGLPGIPETAETVALARDLLLVEQSGVRAHFSQLTSARGVALIAQAQARGLPVTADVALYQLILTDEALIDFSSLYHVQPPLRTRADRDGLRAAVKSGVVSAISSHHQPHERDAKLAPFGATEPGISSVELLLPLAMTLVKDGLLDLPTLLARLSSGPAEALRLPAGKLAVGSAADLVLFDPASSTIAGEHWLSKGENCPFIGHSLPATVRYTLVDGRISYQA, from the coding sequence GTGAAGTTCAGCATTCTCGGCGCCCGAGTCATCGATCCGGCCAGCGGCCTGGACCAAGTCACCGATCTGCACCTGGAAGCCGGCAAGATCATTGCCATGGGTGCCGCCCCAAGCGGTTTCAGCGCCAGCGAAACCATCGACGCCAAAGGCCTGATCGCCGCGCCCGGGCTGGTGGACCTGAACGTCGCCCTGCGCGAGCCGGGTTACAGCCGCAAAGGCAGCATCGCCAGCGAAACCCGCGCCGCTGCTGCGGGTGGTGTCACCAGCCTGTGCTGCCCACCCCACACCAAGCCGGTGCTGGACACCTCGGCCGTGACCGAGCTGATCCTCGACCGCGCCCGCGAAGCCGGTAACTGCAAAGTGTTTCCCGTCGGCGCCCTGAGCAAAGGCCTGGAAGGCGAACAGTTGGCGGAGCTGATCGCCCTGCGCGACGCGGGTTGCGTGGCCTTTGGCAACGGTCTGGAGAGCTTTCGCAGCACCCGCACCCTGTGCCGCGCGCTGGAATATGCCGCCACCTTCGACCTGACTGTGATTTTCCACTCCCAGGACCGTGACCTGGCCGAAGGCGGCCTGGCCCACGAAGGCGCCACCGCGAGCTTCCTTGGCCTGCCGGGCATCCCGGAAACCGCCGAGACCGTGGCCCTGGCCCGTGACCTGCTGTTGGTGGAGCAAAGCGGCGTACGCGCGCACTTCAGCCAGCTGACCAGCGCGCGCGGCGTGGCCCTGATCGCACAGGCGCAGGCGCGCGGGTTGCCGGTGACGGCGGATGTGGCGCTGTACCAACTGATTTTGACGGACGAGGCGCTGATCGACTTCTCCAGCCTGTATCACGTGCAGCCGCCGCTGCGTACGCGTGCTGACCGTGACGGTTTGCGGGCGGCGGTGAAGTCCGGGGTGGTTTCGGCGATTTCCAGCCATCACCAGCCCCACGAGCGGGATGCCAAGCTGGCGCCGTTCGGTGCGACGGAACCGGGTATCAGCAGCGTCGAGTTGTTGCTGCCGCTGGCAATGACGTTGGTGAAAGATGGTTTGCTGGACCTGCCGACGCTGCTGGCGCGCCTCAGTTCGGGCCCTGCCGAGGCGCTACGTCTGCCGGCGGGCAAGCTGGCGGTGGGTTCGGCAGCAGACCTGGTGCTGTTTGATCCGGCCAGCTCCACGATTGCCGGGGAACACTGGCTGTCCAAGGGCGAGAACTGCCCGTTCATCGGCCATAGCCTGCCGGCGACTGTGCGGTACACGCTGGTGGATGGGCGGATCAGCTACCAGGCTTAA
- a CDS encoding NINE protein — MNTYRQDVSQQDTHSKVIGYLLWIFGFTGAHRFYYGKPVTGTIWFFTFGLFGIGWLIDLFLIPAMDREADLRFTAGPIEYNVAWILLAFLGVFGLHRMYQGKWISGIIYLLTGGLFLIGVLYDFWTLNTQISIRNAERNGGR, encoded by the coding sequence ATGAACACCTATCGACAGGATGTTTCGCAACAAGACACCCACAGCAAGGTGATCGGTTACCTGCTCTGGATTTTCGGTTTTACCGGTGCTCACCGCTTTTATTACGGCAAGCCGGTGACCGGGACGATCTGGTTTTTCACCTTCGGTTTATTCGGGATTGGCTGGCTGATCGACTTGTTCCTGATTCCGGCGATGGACCGGGAAGCGGACCTGCGATTTACCGCCGGGCCGATCGAATACAACGTGGCCTGGATTTTGTTGGCGTTCCTGGGCGTGTTCGGGTTGCACCGCATGTATCAGGGCAAATGGATCAGCGGGATCATTTACCTGCTGACCGGCGGGTTGTTCCTGATCGGCGTGCTGTATGACTTCTGGACGCTGAATACGCAGATTTCGATCCGCAATGCCGAGCGTAACGGCGGTCGTTAA
- a CDS encoding C40 family peptidase, whose product MRPFFKTWLTICLLMPLAAHATNREQRLPSVNGFTPKVHTTTSSVKSVKLTVQRPTQLSKAHGKTAPGLMAVNTKQSSNVLSRAVNVLGTPYRWGGSSPSKGFDCSGLVKYAFNDVKAVDLPRTSNAMAAGHGQKVERKDLKPGDLLFFKLKSRQVNHVAIYLGNDRFIHAPRRGKSVSIDTLKKPFWDKNYVIAKRVLPKEQNNLRIVQR is encoded by the coding sequence ATGCGACCATTTTTCAAGACATGGCTAACCATTTGCCTATTAATGCCACTGGCCGCCCACGCCACCAATCGTGAGCAACGACTTCCCAGCGTTAACGGTTTCACCCCTAAAGTCCACACCACCACCAGCTCCGTTAAATCGGTAAAGCTGACCGTGCAGCGCCCGACTCAACTGAGCAAGGCCCACGGCAAAACAGCTCCAGGGCTGATGGCGGTCAACACCAAGCAAAGCAGCAATGTCCTCAGCCGCGCCGTCAACGTGCTCGGTACTCCTTATCGTTGGGGCGGCAGCAGCCCAAGTAAAGGGTTCGACTGCAGTGGCTTGGTGAAATATGCGTTTAATGATGTAAAAGCCGTGGATTTGCCGCGCACCTCCAACGCCATGGCCGCAGGCCACGGGCAAAAGGTTGAGCGCAAGGATTTGAAACCGGGCGACCTGCTGTTCTTCAAACTTAAGAGCCGCCAGGTGAACCACGTTGCCATCTACCTGGGCAACGACCGTTTCATCCATGCACCGCGTCGTGGCAAGTCCGTGAGCATCGATACGCTGAAGAAGCCGTTCTGGGACAAGAACTACGTGATTGCCAAGCGTGTCCTGCCTAAAGAACAGAACAACCTGCGGATTGTGCAGCGCTGA
- a CDS encoding type IV pilus twitching motility protein PilT, translated as MDITELLAAGVRLGASDLHLSAGWVPMLRVDGDVWPLDWPVLAPTQVAELLSPLLNNYQQKDFETSLETDFAFELPEVARFRVNVFQQHRGMGAVFRTIPATVQSLENLGLGEVFRRIADLPRGLVLVTGPTGSGKSTTLAAMIDYLNTHRRQHILTLEDPIEFIHQPKNALINQRQVHRDTHSFSTALRSALREDPDVILVGELRDLETIRLALTAAETGHLVFGTLHTTSAAKAVDRIVDVFPAGEKAMVRSMLSESLQAVVSQVLVKKSGGGRVAAHEIMLGTPAIRNLIREDKVAQMYSAIQTGGALGMTTLDMSLKALVSQGLISREHAREKARVPGDI; from the coding sequence ATGGATATCACTGAACTGCTGGCTGCCGGCGTGCGCCTGGGCGCCTCGGACCTGCACCTGTCGGCCGGGTGGGTGCCGATGTTGCGAGTGGATGGCGACGTCTGGCCGCTCGATTGGCCGGTGCTGGCCCCGACCCAGGTCGCGGAGTTACTCAGCCCTTTGCTGAACAATTACCAGCAAAAGGATTTCGAAACATCTCTTGAAACGGATTTTGCCTTCGAGTTGCCCGAGGTGGCGCGGTTTCGGGTGAACGTGTTCCAGCAGCACCGGGGCATGGGCGCGGTCTTTCGCACCATCCCTGCAACGGTACAGAGCCTGGAAAACCTGGGGTTGGGCGAGGTGTTCCGGCGCATCGCGGATTTGCCCCGCGGGCTGGTGTTGGTCACCGGGCCGACTGGTTCGGGCAAGTCCACGACCCTGGCGGCGATGATCGACTACCTCAACACCCATCGACGCCAGCACATCCTCACCCTTGAAGACCCGATCGAGTTTATCCATCAGCCTAAAAATGCCCTGATCAACCAGCGTCAGGTGCATCGCGACACCCATAGTTTTTCGACGGCCCTGCGTTCGGCATTGCGCGAAGACCCGGACGTGATACTGGTGGGTGAATTGCGGGATCTGGAAACCATCCGGCTCGCGCTGACGGCGGCAGAAACCGGGCACCTGGTGTTCGGTACGCTGCACACCACCTCGGCGGCTAAAGCTGTGGACCGGATTGTGGATGTGTTTCCGGCCGGGGAAAAGGCCATGGTCCGCTCGATGCTCTCGGAGTCATTGCAGGCGGTGGTGTCCCAGGTGCTGGTGAAGAAGAGCGGAGGCGGGCGAGTGGCGGCTCACGAAATCATGCTTGGCACGCCGGCGATTCGTAACCTGATCCGCGAGGACAAGGTGGCGCAGATGTACTCGGCGATCCAGACCGGCGGAGCATTGGGGATGACGACGCTGGACATGAGCTTGAAGGCGCTGGTCAGCCAAGGGCTGATCAGCCGGGAGCATGCCCGGGAGAAGGCGAGGGTGCCTGGGGATATTTGA
- a CDS encoding YggS family pyridoxal phosphate-dependent enzyme: protein MSTIADNISLVSERIRAAAEASQRDAAGVHLLAVSKTKPAHAVREAYAAGMHDFGENYLQEALGKQAELADLPLSWHFIGPIQSNKTRAIAENFAWVHSVDRLKIAQRLSEQRPADLPPLNICIQVNVSGEASKSGCTPAGLPALAEAISALPRLKLRGLMAIPEPTDDRAEQDAAFATVRDLQASLSLALDTLSMGMSHDLESAIAQGATWVRIGTALFGARDYGQP from the coding sequence ATGTCGACCATAGCAGACAACATCAGCCTGGTTTCCGAGCGGATCCGTGCGGCGGCCGAGGCCTCGCAGCGCGACGCAGCCGGCGTGCACCTGCTGGCCGTGAGCAAGACCAAGCCCGCACACGCCGTGCGCGAAGCCTATGCCGCCGGGATGCATGACTTTGGCGAGAACTATCTGCAGGAAGCGTTGGGTAAACAGGCTGAATTAGCCGACCTGCCCTTGAGTTGGCACTTCATCGGCCCCATTCAATCGAACAAGACTCGGGCGATCGCCGAGAACTTCGCCTGGGTGCATTCCGTGGACCGCCTGAAAATCGCACAACGCCTGTCCGAGCAACGCCCGGCTGACCTGCCGCCGCTGAATATCTGCATCCAGGTCAACGTCAGTGGCGAGGCCAGCAAGTCCGGCTGCACACCCGCCGGCCTGCCTGCCCTGGCCGAAGCTATCAGCGCCCTGCCGCGCCTGAAGTTGCGCGGTTTGATGGCGATCCCTGAGCCAACTGACGACCGTGCAGAGCAGGACGCAGCCTTCGCCACCGTGCGCGACCTGCAAGCAAGCCTGAGCCTTGCGCTCGACACACTTTCCATGGGAATGAGCCATGACCTTGAGTCGGCCATCGCCCAAGGGGCCACCTGGGTGCGGATCGGTACCGCCCTGTTTGGTGCCCGCGACTACGGCCAACCTTGA
- the proC gene encoding pyrroline-5-carboxylate reductase, whose translation MSNTRIAFIGAGNMAASLIGGLRAKGLEAQRIRASDPGADTRARVSAEHGIETFADNAHAIEGVDVVVLAVKPQAMKAVCESLRPSLKPHQLVVSIAAGITCASMNTWLGAQPIVRCMPNTPALLRKGVSGLYATGEVTAAQRDQAQELLSAVGIALWLEQEQQLDAVTAVSGSGPAYFFLLIESMTAAGVKLGLPHEVAEQLAEQTALGAAQMAVASDVDAAELRRRVTSPGGTTQAAIESFQAGGFEALVEKALGAAAHRSAEMAEQLGK comes from the coding sequence ATGAGCAACACGCGTATTGCCTTTATCGGCGCCGGCAACATGGCGGCCAGCCTGATCGGCGGCCTGCGGGCCAAGGGCCTGGAAGCACAACGGATTCGCGCCAGCGACCCGGGCGCCGACACCCGCGCACGCGTCAGCGCCGAGCACGGTATCGAAACCTTCGCCGACAACGCACACGCGATTGAAGGCGTTGACGTGGTGGTGCTGGCGGTCAAGCCCCAGGCCATGAAAGCCGTGTGCGAAAGCCTGCGCCCAAGCCTCAAGCCCCACCAACTGGTGGTGTCCATCGCCGCCGGCATTACCTGCGCCAGCATGAACACCTGGCTCGGCGCGCAGCCCATCGTGCGCTGCATGCCCAACACCCCGGCGCTGCTGCGCAAGGGCGTGAGCGGCTTGTACGCCACCGGCGAAGTGACTGCCGCCCAGCGCGACCAGGCACAAGAGTTGTTGTCCGCGGTGGGCATTGCCCTGTGGCTGGAACAAGAGCAGCAACTGGACGCCGTCACCGCCGTGTCCGGCAGCGGCCCGGCCTACTTCTTCCTGTTGATCGAATCCATGACCGCCGCCGGCGTGAAACTGGGCTTGCCACACGAAGTCGCTGAACAACTGGCCGAGCAAACCGCGCTGGGCGCCGCGCAGATGGCCGTGGCCAGTGATGTCGACGCTGCCGAATTGCGCCGTCGCGTGACCTCGCCGGGCGGCACCACCCAAGCCGCCATCGAATCATTCCAGGCCGGGGGCTTTGAAGCCCTGGTGGAAAAAGCACTGGGTGCCGCAGCACATCGTTCGGCCGAAATGGCCGAGCAGCTGGGCAAATAG
- a CDS encoding YggT family protein, with protein sequence MLGINDAAIFIIQTLGSLYLLIVLMRFILQLVRANFYNPLCQFVVKATQPLLKPLRRVIPSMFGLDMSSLVLALLLQILLFAVILLLNGYQATTLLLLPWALIGIFSLFLKIIFWSMIISVILSWVAPGSRSPGAELVAQITEPVLAPFRRLIPNLGGLDISPIFAFIAIQLLQSWVIPRLAFYAFMPKELFGLI encoded by the coding sequence ATGCTCGGAATCAATGACGCTGCCATTTTTATCATCCAGACCCTGGGCAGCCTGTACCTGCTGATCGTGCTGATGCGTTTTATCCTGCAACTGGTGCGGGCGAACTTCTACAACCCGCTGTGCCAATTCGTGGTGAAGGCCACGCAACCGCTGCTCAAGCCACTGCGCCGGGTGATCCCGAGCATGTTCGGCCTGGACATGTCGTCGCTGGTGTTGGCGCTGCTGCTGCAGATCCTGCTGTTCGCGGTCATCCTGCTGCTGAACGGCTACCAGGCCACCACGTTGCTGTTGCTGCCGTGGGCATTGATCGGAATTTTCTCGCTGTTCTTGAAGATCATTTTCTGGTCGATGATCATCAGTGTGATCCTGTCCTGGGTCGCTCCGGGCAGCCGCAGCCCTGGCGCAGAACTGGTGGCGCAGATCACTGAGCCGGTGCTGGCGCCGTTCCGTCGCCTGATCCCGAACCTGGGTGGCCTGGATATCTCGCCAATCTTCGCGTTTATCGCCATTCAGTTGCTGCAAAGCTGGGTGATTCCGCGCTTGGCGTTCTATGCATTCATGCCCAAAGAACTGTTCGGCCTGATCTGA
- the metX gene encoding homoserine O-succinyltransferase MetX produces MPAAFPPDSVGLVVPQVAHFCEPLALACGRSLPAYDLIYETYGQLNASGSNAVLICHALSGHHHAAGFHSMDERKPGWWDSCIGPGKPIDTNKFFVVSLNNLGGCNGSTGPSSLNPETGKPFGADFPVLTVEDWVHSQARLADVLGIAQWAAVIGGSLGGMQALQWTITYPDRVRHCLAIASAPKLSAQNIAFNEVARQAILTDPEFHGGSFQEAGVIPKRGLMLARMVGHITYLSDDSMGEKFGRGLKSEKLNYDFHSVEFQVESYLRYQGEEFSGRFDANTYLLMTKALDYFDPAANFDDDLARTFEAATAKFCVMSFTTDWRFSPARSRELVDALMAAKKDVCYLEIDAPQGHDAFLIPIPRYLQAFSNYMNRITL; encoded by the coding sequence ATGCCAGCTGCCTTCCCCCCCGATTCTGTTGGACTGGTCGTACCCCAAGTGGCGCACTTTTGCGAACCGCTGGCCCTGGCCTGCGGCCGTTCGCTGCCCGCCTACGACCTGATCTATGAAACCTACGGCCAACTGAACGCCTCCGGCAGCAATGCCGTGCTGATCTGCCACGCCCTGTCCGGTCATCACCACGCGGCGGGTTTCCACAGCATGGACGAGCGCAAGCCCGGCTGGTGGGACAGCTGCATCGGCCCCGGCAAGCCCATCGACACCAACAAATTCTTCGTGGTCAGCCTGAACAACCTCGGCGGCTGCAACGGCTCCACCGGCCCCAGCAGCCTCAACCCGGAAACCGGCAAGCCGTTTGGCGCCGACTTCCCGGTGCTGACCGTGGAAGACTGGGTACACAGCCAGGCGCGCCTGGCCGATGTACTGGGCATCGCCCAATGGGCCGCGGTGATCGGCGGCAGCCTGGGCGGCATGCAGGCCCTGCAATGGACCATCACCTACCCGGACCGCGTGCGCCATTGCCTGGCTATCGCCTCGGCGCCCAAGTTGTCAGCGCAGAACATCGCCTTCAACGAAGTGGCGCGCCAGGCGATCCTCACCGACCCGGAGTTCCACGGCGGTTCGTTCCAGGAAGCGGGCGTGATCCCCAAGCGCGGGCTGATGCTGGCGCGCATGGTCGGGCACATCACCTACCTGTCGGATGACTCCATGGGCGAGAAATTCGGCCGTGGCCTCAAGAGCGAGAAGCTCAACTACGACTTCCACAGCGTCGAGTTCCAGGTCGAGAGCTACCTGCGTTACCAGGGCGAGGAGTTTTCCGGGCGTTTCGACGCCAACACCTACCTGCTGATGACCAAGGCCCTGGACTACTTCGACCCGGCGGCGAACTTCGACGACGACCTGGCGCGCACCTTCGAGGCGGCCACGGCCAAGTTCTGCGTGATGTCGTTCACCACCGACTGGCGCTTCTCCCCGGCCCGCTCGCGGGAACTGGTGGACGCACTGATGGCCGCCAAGAAAGACGTCTGCTACCTGGAGATCGACGCACCGCAGGGCCACGACGCCTTCCTGATCCCGATCCCGCGTTACTTGCAAGCCTTTAGCAACTACATGAACCGCATAACTCTGTGA
- the metW gene encoding methionine biosynthesis protein MetW: MRADLEIIQDWIPAGSRVLDLGCGDGELLSWLRDNKQVTGYGLENDPDNIAQCVAKGINVIEQDLDKGLGNFASNSFDIVVMTQALQAVHYPDRILDEMLRVGRQCIITFPNFGHWRCRWYLATKGRMPVSDFLPYTWYNTPNIHFCTFEDFEALCGERDAKVINRLAVDQQHRHGWASKLWPNLLGEIGIYRVSSPGLADHQVAV, translated from the coding sequence ATGAGAGCCGACCTGGAAATCATCCAAGACTGGATCCCCGCCGGCAGCCGCGTGCTCGACCTCGGTTGCGGTGATGGCGAACTGCTGAGTTGGCTGCGCGACAACAAGCAAGTCACCGGCTATGGCCTGGAAAACGACCCGGACAACATCGCTCAGTGCGTGGCCAAGGGCATCAACGTGATCGAGCAGGACCTGGACAAGGGCCTGGGCAACTTTGCCAGCAACAGCTTCGACATCGTGGTCATGACCCAGGCGCTGCAAGCCGTGCACTACCCCGACCGGATCCTCGACGAAATGTTGCGCGTGGGCCGCCAATGCATCATCACCTTCCCCAATTTCGGTCACTGGCGCTGCCGCTGGTACCTGGCCACCAAGGGCCGCATGCCAGTGTCGGACTTCCTGCCGTACACCTGGTACAACACGCCCAACATCCACTTCTGCACCTTCGAGGACTTCGAAGCGCTGTGTGGCGAGCGTGACGCCAAAGTCATCAACCGCCTTGCCGTCGATCAACAGCATCGTCACGGCTGGGCGAGTAAGCTATGGCCCAACCTGCTGGGTGAGATCGGGATCTACCGCGTCAGCAGCCCGGGCCTTGCGGACCACCAGGTTGCCGTCTAA
- a CDS encoding DUF4426 domain-containing protein, with translation MSRLAVLLLTACLSVSAMAADAIDGNRQKEFGDITVHYNTLTTSFLTPEMAQEAGIVRSKDQGMINVFVNKGVEPIDATVTGTIKDLGGKSEMLTFKKITQKGSTLYVAQYAVPQQETKVFTINVETGGKAHGFSFNQELFPAE, from the coding sequence ATGAGTCGTTTGGCTGTTTTGCTACTCACCGCGTGCCTGAGCGTCAGCGCCATGGCAGCGGATGCTATCGATGGTAATCGCCAGAAAGAATTCGGCGATATCACGGTGCACTACAACACCCTGACCACCAGCTTCCTGACGCCGGAAATGGCCCAGGAAGCCGGGATCGTACGCAGCAAAGACCAGGGCATGATCAACGTGTTCGTAAATAAGGGCGTCGAACCGATAGACGCGACCGTTACCGGCACGATCAAAGACCTGGGCGGCAAAAGCGAGATGCTGACGTTCAAGAAAATCACCCAGAAAGGTTCCACGCTTTACGTCGCCCAGTACGCCGTGCCGCAGCAGGAAACCAAGGTTTTCACCATCAACGTTGAAACCGGCGGCAAAGCCCACGGTTTCAGCTTCAACCAGGAACTGTTTCCGGCCGAATGA
- the rdgB gene encoding RdgB/HAM1 family non-canonical purine NTP pyrophosphatase codes for MMNLTQLVLASHNAGKLKELQAMLGDSVQLRSIGEFSQVEPEETGLSFVENAILKARNAARISGLPALADDSGLAVDFLGGAPGIYSARYADGKGDAANNAKLLDALKDVPDAMRGAQFVCVLALVRHADDPLPILCEGLWHGRILPAASGEHGFGYDPLFWVPERNVSSAELSPADKNQISHRARAMDLLRQRLGLK; via the coding sequence ATGATGAACCTCACACAACTCGTGCTGGCCAGCCATAACGCCGGCAAGCTCAAAGAACTCCAGGCCATGCTGGGAGACTCGGTGCAGCTGCGCTCGATCGGCGAGTTCAGCCAGGTAGAGCCGGAAGAGACCGGCCTGTCGTTTGTCGAGAACGCCATCCTCAAGGCTCGCAACGCCGCGCGCATTTCCGGCCTGCCAGCGCTGGCTGACGATTCCGGGCTGGCCGTGGACTTCCTGGGCGGCGCGCCTGGCATCTACTCGGCGCGTTATGCCGACGGCAAAGGTGATGCAGCCAACAACGCCAAGCTGCTGGACGCCCTCAAGGACGTGCCGGACGCGATGCGCGGCGCGCAGTTCGTATGCGTGCTGGCGCTGGTGCGGCATGCCGATGATCCATTGCCTATCCTCTGCGAAGGCCTGTGGCACGGCCGCATCCTGCCTGCGGCGAGCGGCGAACACGGTTTTGGTTATGACCCGCTGTTCTGGGTGCCGGAGCGTAATGTCTCCAGCGCCGAACTAAGCCCGGCCGACAAAAACCAGATCAGCCACCGCGCCCGCGCAATGGATTTGCTGCGCCAGCGTCTGGGTTTGAAATGA
- the hemW gene encoding radical SAM family heme chaperone HemW, with protein sequence MTQNTCAQPLIFGGAQTPRAALPQLPPLALYIHIPWCVRKCPYCDFNSHTASKVLPEEEYVDALLADLDQDLHAVYGRELSSIFFGGGTPSLFSAAALGRLLKGVEARIPFASDIEITLEANPGTFEQEKFVAYRKLGINRLSIGIQSFQQEKLEALGRIHNGDEAVRAAGMARLAGFDNFNLDLMHGLPDQSLDDALSDLRQAIALKPTHLSWYQLTLEPNTVFWNQPPVLPEDDTLWDIQEAGQALLAEHGYAQYEVSAYAQPGRPARHNLNYWSFGDFIGIGAGAHGKFSHPDGRIVRTWKTRAPKDYLNPAKNYLAGSKELTNEELPFEFLMNALRLTDGVEARLYAERTGLELASLDEARTEAEQSGLMQVEPSRLAATDRGQLFLNDLLQKFLS encoded by the coding sequence ATGACCCAGAACACCTGCGCGCAGCCACTGATTTTCGGTGGCGCGCAAACACCTCGGGCGGCGCTGCCTCAACTGCCGCCCCTGGCGCTGTACATCCACATCCCGTGGTGCGTGCGCAAATGCCCTTATTGCGACTTCAACTCCCACACCGCCAGTAAAGTGCTGCCGGAAGAAGAGTATGTCGACGCGTTGCTGGCCGACCTCGACCAGGACCTGCATGCGGTGTATGGCCGTGAGCTGAGTTCGATCTTTTTCGGTGGCGGCACGCCGAGCCTGTTCAGCGCCGCTGCGCTGGGCCGATTGCTCAAGGGTGTGGAAGCGCGCATCCCGTTCGCCAGCGACATCGAAATTACCCTGGAAGCCAATCCCGGGACGTTCGAGCAAGAGAAGTTCGTGGCGTATCGCAAACTGGGGATCAACCGGCTGTCGATTGGCATCCAGAGCTTCCAGCAGGAAAAACTCGAAGCCCTGGGCCGCATCCACAACGGTGACGAAGCCGTACGTGCCGCCGGCATGGCGCGCCTGGCCGGGTTCGACAACTTCAACCTGGACCTGATGCACGGTTTGCCCGATCAGTCCCTGGACGATGCCCTGAGCGACCTGCGCCAAGCCATTGCCCTCAAGCCCACGCACCTGTCCTGGTACCAACTGACCCTGGAACCCAACACTGTGTTCTGGAACCAGCCACCGGTGCTGCCGGAAGACGACACCCTGTGGGACATCCAGGAAGCTGGCCAGGCGCTGCTGGCCGAACACGGTTACGCCCAGTACGAAGTCTCGGCCTACGCCCAACCGGGTCGGCCGGCGCGGCATAACCTGAACTACTGGAGCTTTGGCGACTTCATCGGCATCGGCGCCGGGGCCCACGGCAAGTTCAGCCACCCGGACGGGCGCATCGTGCGCACCTGGAAAACCCGAGCGCCAAAGGACTACCTCAACCCGGCGAAAAACTACCTGGCCGGGTCCAAAGAACTGACCAACGAAGAACTGCCGTTCGAGTTCCTGATGAACGCCCTGCGCCTCACCGACGGTGTGGAAGCCAGGCTGTACGCCGAGCGCACTGGCCTTGAGCTGGCGAGCCTCGATGAAGCCCGCACGGAGGCAGAACAAAGTGGCTTAATGCAGGTCGAACCGTCACGCCTGGCGGCCACCGACCGCGGGCAACTCTTTCTCAATGACCTGCTGCAGAAGTTTTTGAGCTGA
- a CDS encoding DUF3392 domain-containing protein: MDLVLDLLATVSRWSRSNLSEISLALVGCLLVLFGADIKGWVEARLGSIAGALRVPLMALVCMIGSGAALIYATPWIVRGLSQFNNYSLAPVLLVVLVLIGVVADRR; encoded by the coding sequence ATGGATTTGGTACTCGATCTACTCGCCACCGTGTCCCGCTGGAGCCGTAGCAACCTGTCGGAAATCTCCCTGGCGCTGGTAGGCTGCTTGCTGGTGCTGTTTGGCGCCGACATCAAGGGCTGGGTCGAAGCACGGCTGGGCAGCATCGCGGGTGCGCTGCGCGTGCCGCTGATGGCACTGGTGTGCATGATCGGCAGCGGTGCTGCGCTGATCTACGCCACGCCGTGGATTGTTCGAGGGTTGAGCCAGTTCAACAACTACAGCCTGGCACCGGTGCTGTTGGTGGTGCTGGTGTTGATCGGGGTGGTGGCGGATCGCCGCTGA